A part of Thermococcus sp. SY098 genomic DNA contains:
- a CDS encoding type II secretion system F family protein — protein sequence MGIGKKITDIFEKIGEKTLELSEKPIRRIPQGKSIQERLQVLKKMQEEVEKERKEEREKEIEELVEWREKELQKPFSERIAEAVLKYFSGPVRSLTKSLKGLEYDLYRANIRMSKDKYVALMIGVSIISSIFTFLVGVLLMLPVDVSVLLALLGFIGGFLYMRNYPRIVWKHRVAEVERAMPYVLRHLASLLSAGVGIAEAILSVANSDYGVISEEFELIIRDMRGGASFEEALTRFEERMASENVSRVVKQMLRAVKFGGNLSGILYKLAEDFSFEYRMRLVEYVQKVNGLAFVYMFISVVMPTMLVVAVLAASIMNKRLIMPIQGLAVVLLFGFPAMAFLMVVMIKRSEPR from the coding sequence TTGGGAATTGGTAAGAAAATAACTGATATCTTCGAAAAAATTGGCGAAAAAACTCTGGAACTTAGTGAGAAACCCATTAGACGAATTCCTCAAGGAAAAAGTATTCAAGAGAGGCTTCAGGTACTCAAGAAAATGCAGGAGGAAGTCGAAAAAGAAAGAAAAGAAGAGAGGGAAAAAGAAATTGAGGAGCTTGTAGAATGGAGGGAGAAAGAACTTCAAAAGCCCTTTTCTGAAAGAATTGCAGAAGCAGTATTAAAGTATTTCAGTGGTCCAGTTAGATCTTTGACAAAGTCGTTAAAGGGATTGGAGTATGACCTGTATAGGGCAAACATTAGGATGAGTAAAGACAAATATGTGGCATTGATGATTGGAGTCAGCATCATTTCAAGTATTTTTACATTCTTAGTTGGAGTTCTCCTCATGCTCCCCGTGGATGTTTCAGTGTTATTAGCACTTCTTGGATTCATTGGTGGATTCCTCTATATGAGGAATTACCCCAGAATTGTGTGGAAACACAGGGTTGCAGAGGTAGAAAGAGCAATGCCTTATGTTCTTAGGCATTTAGCATCTTTGTTGAGTGCTGGGGTCGGCATTGCAGAGGCAATATTATCGGTTGCAAATTCAGATTATGGTGTGATTTCAGAGGAATTTGAGCTTATAATCAGGGATATGCGTGGTGGTGCATCCTTTGAGGAGGCGTTAACAAGATTTGAAGAGAGAATGGCATCAGAAAATGTGAGCAGAGTTGTGAAGCAAATGCTGAGGGCAGTAAAATTTGGAGGGAATTTATCGGGAATACTCTACAAGCTGGCCGAGGACTTTTCATTTGAGTACAGAATGAGGCTTGTGGAGTACGTTCAAAAAGTCAATGGGTTAGCATTCGTTTACATGTTTATAAGTGTCGTTATGCCCACAATGCTTGTGGTTGCCGTATTGGCGGCATCAATAATGAATAAAAGATTGATTATGCCTATTCAAGGATTGGCAGTGGTACTGCTTTTTGGCTTTCCAGCAATGGCGTTTCTGATGGTTGTGATGATAAAACGCAGTGAGCCGAGGTGA
- a CDS encoding type II secretion system F family protein, whose translation MARVKITPYLVKITEKVIPKKLLKKYDLLLYSAGIAFRASEYLLMSFLISIIIGTVLSMLNSIYGVVAFIVTLISTIWVYPYWRIVKRIEDMEQMLPDAFFYLASSLRAGISFSEALEELTTAKFGALTEEFRKTVAEIKKGRPTVEALKAFALRNKKSSVIYRSMMIIIEALERGAPMADVLVSVGNDVREILRIKKERKASTGMQTMFFIIASGFVGPLILGVVSQVIAGLSGVGGSVILPISSIKNILLIFVALQAIISGIGIGVIREGKFLGGLKYSAVLAVMGVIVFNLAGSINLGI comes from the coding sequence ATGGCCAGGGTTAAAATTACCCCTTATCTCGTTAAAATTACGGAAAAAGTTATCCCCAAGAAGCTCTTAAAAAAATATGATCTGCTTTTATATTCTGCAGGAATAGCTTTTAGAGCAAGTGAATACCTGCTGATGTCGTTCCTTATATCTATAATCATTGGGACAGTATTGTCAATGCTTAACTCCATTTATGGAGTTGTAGCTTTTATTGTAACGCTGATTAGCACAATTTGGGTATATCCCTATTGGAGAATCGTCAAAAGGATTGAGGATATGGAGCAGATGCTTCCCGATGCTTTCTTCTATTTAGCAAGTTCTCTTAGAGCTGGCATCTCATTCTCAGAAGCATTGGAAGAGCTCACTACAGCAAAGTTCGGAGCATTAACTGAAGAGTTTAGAAAAACAGTTGCAGAAATCAAAAAGGGCAGACCAACTGTGGAAGCATTAAAAGCGTTTGCCCTAAGGAACAAAAAATCTTCAGTGATATACAGATCAATGATGATTATAATTGAAGCACTCGAAAGGGGTGCACCAATGGCTGATGTTCTCGTTTCGGTTGGCAATGATGTTCGTGAAATTTTGAGAATCAAAAAGGAGAGAAAAGCTTCAACTGGAATGCAGACAATGTTCTTCATAATCGCGAGTGGCTTTGTGGGTCCATTGATTCTTGGAGTTGTGTCCCAGGTAATTGCTGGACTGAGCGGTGTTGGGGGCTCAGTAATCCTGCCAATCTCATCTATAAAAAACATACTTTTGATATTTGTTGCTTTGCAAGCAATAATCTCGGGGATAGGAATTGGAGTAATAAGAGAGGGAAAGTTTTTGGGAGGCTTAAAATACAGTGCAGTGCTGGCAGTTATGGGAGTTATAGTGTTTAACCTTGCTGGCTCTATAAATCTGGGTATTTAG
- a CDS encoding peptidylprolyl isomerase, protein MKVEKGDFVVFNYIGRFENGEVFDTSYEDIAKEAGIYVEDRKYQPIGANVGVGELIPGLDEALIGMEVGEKKTITIPPELGYGMPKEELIINVPRSDFENAGIEPVKDMYVMTDSGIARIAEVGEENVTLDFNHPLAGKILIFEVEIIDIQKAEEKQEA, encoded by the coding sequence ATGAAAGTTGAAAAAGGAGACTTTGTAGTTTTCAACTACATTGGAAGATTTGAAAATGGGGAAGTTTTTGATACAAGTTATGAAGACATCGCTAAGGAAGCTGGCATTTACGTTGAAGATCGCAAATATCAACCAATAGGTGCCAATGTTGGAGTTGGCGAACTGATTCCTGGGCTGGATGAAGCCTTAATTGGAATGGAAGTTGGGGAAAAGAAAACCATAACAATACCCCCAGAGCTTGGATATGGAATGCCCAAGGAGGAACTCATCATCAATGTGCCCCGCTCAGATTTCGAAAACGCGGGAATAGAGCCTGTTAAGGACATGTATGTCATGACAGACAGCGGGATAGCAAGAATCGCAGAGGTGGGCGAAGAAAATGTTACATTGGACTTCAACCATCCGCTTGCTGGGAAAATCTTGATCTTTGAAGTTGAAATAATCGACATCCAAAAAGCAGAAGAAAAACAGGAAGCCTAA
- a CDS encoding DUF2118 domain-containing protein, whose amino-acid sequence MERIPQLYVESSYEECFDKEGRAKVNCIIIQGNIEVRLKKGERIPEFIDIERAKILKKEVYDRFHFYVDKYEHKMLCDAIIVLPDRRTEIRLYKGDELMILPVEGYVSTLIAGVGNRVRRSDAFAAITTKKGEVHYLKPPKNGVVVFIDEFTNRPHYLYYLLPED is encoded by the coding sequence ATGGAAAGGATACCTCAATTATATGTGGAGTCCTCGTATGAAGAGTGCTTTGATAAAGAAGGAAGAGCTAAAGTTAACTGCATAATCATTCAGGGAAACATTGAAGTGAGACTCAAAAAGGGAGAGAGGATTCCAGAGTTCATAGACATAGAAAGGGCAAAAATTTTGAAAAAAGAAGTTTATGATAGATTTCACTTTTATGTTGATAAATATGAGCACAAAATGCTCTGCGATGCTATAATTGTTTTGCCAGATAGGAGAACAGAGATTAGACTGTACAAAGGCGATGAGTTAATGATCCTGCCCGTTGAAGGTTATGTATCAACTTTAATCGCAGGTGTTGGTAATAGGGTAAGAAGAAGTGATGCATTTGCCGCCATAACAACAAAAAAGGGTGAGGTTCACTACCTAAAGCCGCCAAAGAACGGCGTTGTGGTCTTTATAGATGAGTTCACAAATAGGCCGCATTATCTCTACTATTTGCTTCCGGAAGATTAA
- a CDS encoding DUF4129 domain-containing protein, with amino-acid sequence MKRKGLALFSVLFLLMALIMSGQAKIEEIPKGSQNYYWVGLFFGITVIAAGFIIIQILLSWQDLPTKGRKEGINWQIIVAIFAGTLVFGSPLLFMAFKIQFSSITGNNTTTQGVYVVNGSYHVTYYEKYFRNPVFQGSSNVRVMLYGVFGVVSATLVYLSMAFYKDLNAKRKIKKLKKEVQEFDKRLKEDGISFIGNPKDIVVKLYKNAVIWLEILGIPYRESWTHWEHAERVRYKHDAYVELARLFEKAKYAPEKVTMEDAKRAYELYLIIKGEGHES; translated from the coding sequence ATGAAACGAAAAGGCCTAGCATTGTTCTCAGTGCTGTTTCTCTTGATGGCGCTGATAATGAGCGGCCAGGCCAAAATAGAGGAGATTCCAAAAGGTTCACAAAATTATTATTGGGTTGGTCTGTTTTTTGGAATCACCGTGATAGCCGCGGGCTTTATTATTATCCAGATACTTCTGAGCTGGCAAGATCTGCCTACAAAAGGGAGAAAGGAGGGAATTAATTGGCAAATAATAGTTGCAATTTTTGCTGGAACTCTGGTTTTTGGTTCTCCCTTGCTTTTTATGGCATTCAAAATTCAGTTCTCTTCGATAACAGGAAATAATACTACAACACAAGGGGTGTATGTTGTTAACGGAAGCTATCATGTAACGTATTACGAAAAATACTTTAGAAATCCTGTTTTTCAAGGATCCTCCAATGTGAGAGTTATGCTTTATGGTGTGTTTGGGGTGGTTTCTGCCACTTTGGTTTATCTCTCAATGGCATTTTACAAAGACTTAAATGCCAAGAGAAAAATAAAGAAGCTTAAAAAGGAAGTTCAGGAGTTTGATAAAAGGCTTAAAGAAGATGGAATTTCATTCATCGGAAATCCCAAAGATATTGTTGTCAAGCTATACAAAAATGCTGTCATATGGCTTGAAATTTTGGGAATTCCCTACAGAGAAAGCTGGACCCACTGGGAACATGCGGAGAGAGTAAGATACAAACATGACGCTTATGTTGAGCTTGCACGACTTTTTGAAAAAGCCAAATATGCTCCAGAAAAAGTGACGATGGAAGATGCCAAAAGGGCTTATGAACTTTACCTAATAATTAAAGGTGAGGGACATGAGAGTTAG
- a CDS encoding MoxR family ATPase produces the protein MKIEEVHEKGKLILNEVGKAIVGKEEVLKLILTTILADGHILIEDLPGLAKTLMAKSFATALGVKFRRVQFTPDLLPSDILGVSVFNQKTLEFEFRKGPIFTNILLADEINRAPPKTQSALLEAMQERQVTIEGKTYYLDRPFVVIATQNPIEQEGTYPLPEAQLDRFLVRLRVGYPTKQEEIEILRRRIERKKEEVDINPIVTPEEVVEMQRAVEDVYVSDAVLEYITDIVKATRENKREIDIGASPRGSLALLKLSRAYAALEGRDYVIPDDVKKVAVPALSHRLILKRELWYTRVSQESVMERILEKVPVPKFE, from the coding sequence ATGAAGATAGAAGAAGTGCATGAAAAAGGGAAACTGATATTGAATGAAGTTGGAAAAGCAATAGTTGGCAAAGAGGAAGTTCTTAAGCTCATATTGACGACAATCCTTGCAGATGGGCACATTTTGATTGAAGATTTGCCGGGATTGGCAAAAACACTTATGGCAAAGAGCTTTGCAACAGCCTTGGGGGTTAAGTTCAGAAGAGTTCAGTTTACACCTGATTTATTGCCCTCAGACATTTTGGGTGTAAGCGTCTTCAACCAGAAAACATTGGAATTTGAATTCAGAAAGGGCCCGATTTTCACAAACATATTATTAGCTGATGAAATTAACAGAGCTCCGCCAAAGACTCAATCCGCACTATTGGAGGCAATGCAGGAGAGGCAGGTGACGATTGAGGGTAAAACGTATTATCTGGACAGGCCATTTGTTGTTATTGCAACTCAGAACCCAATAGAGCAGGAGGGGACATATCCATTGCCAGAAGCTCAGCTTGACCGTTTTCTTGTCAGACTTAGAGTTGGTTATCCAACAAAGCAGGAAGAAATTGAGATACTTAGGAGAAGAATTGAGAGAAAGAAGGAAGAAGTTGATATTAATCCAATAGTGACTCCAGAAGAAGTTGTTGAAATGCAGAGAGCTGTTGAAGATGTTTATGTCAGTGACGCAGTATTAGAATATATAACCGACATCGTAAAAGCCACAAGGGAAAACAAGAGGGAAATTGATATTGGTGCTTCCCCGAGAGGGAGCTTAGCTTTACTTAAGCTCTCGAGAGCTTACGCTGCTTTGGAAGGAAGGGACTATGTGATTCCAGACGATGTTAAGAAGGTTGCAGTGCCTGCTCTAAGCCATCGTTTGATACTGAAGAGAGAGCTCTGGTATACAAGGGTTAGTCAGGAGAGTGTCATGGAGAGGATTTTAGAGAAAGTCCCGGTTCCGAAGTTTGAATGA
- a CDS encoding DUF58 domain-containing protein — protein sequence MERKFQPTGKAEQLLLALWLSVMVAFFMLRWDMIYLTLPILWLFFVAMTFFKPRLDVEIKRILPHDRILEGSEIEIRLKIKANERIPSLKIADDLPKGLELVEGKNEFLLSFTRGEEKEVSYKVKVKRGIHEFNFIKLSYQDPFGFFKIEKTIDLYDELIGVPIVEDVVTPYSTKGTKITVGPLPSPRIGEGVEFHAIREYQPGDPLKIINWKATAKTGKIMSNEYESERKVDVILIVDATYKGESTFDHLIRAAASFMLDCLNSGTSFGLLLAEDVPLWIRVDYGKRHFFKCIDFLSMAKPDKNNMIAYQVEHLVRSRFPARAQILYFSPLITEEGRKALNVLYRYGYKVVVISPDPYSALKPKSVEEALALKILQLKRKAHLRKLAAYGIIIDWDVNKPLKTAMAEVVRI from the coding sequence ATGGAAAGAAAATTCCAGCCTACAGGAAAGGCAGAGCAGCTGTTGCTTGCCTTATGGCTTTCAGTGATGGTAGCTTTTTTCATGCTACGCTGGGATATGATTTACCTTACACTACCCATCCTATGGCTTTTCTTTGTTGCAATGACTTTTTTCAAACCAAGGCTTGACGTTGAAATCAAAAGAATTTTGCCTCATGACAGAATTCTTGAAGGGAGTGAAATAGAGATAAGGCTGAAGATTAAGGCAAATGAGAGGATCCCAAGCTTAAAAATAGCTGATGACCTGCCAAAGGGTCTTGAGCTCGTTGAAGGCAAAAACGAGTTTTTGCTCTCCTTTACAAGAGGTGAGGAAAAGGAGGTATCTTATAAAGTCAAAGTCAAACGCGGCATTCATGAGTTTAATTTCATTAAGCTCAGCTATCAAGATCCATTTGGCTTTTTCAAGATAGAAAAAACAATAGATTTGTACGATGAACTTATAGGTGTTCCGATAGTTGAAGATGTTGTAACGCCGTACTCAACTAAAGGAACAAAGATTACAGTTGGGCCTCTGCCTTCTCCAAGAATCGGGGAAGGGGTTGAGTTTCACGCGATTAGAGAATACCAGCCCGGTGATCCGTTAAAGATAATCAACTGGAAAGCAACTGCAAAGACTGGAAAAATAATGAGCAACGAGTATGAAAGCGAGAGAAAAGTTGATGTAATTTTAATCGTCGATGCAACATATAAGGGGGAGAGCACCTTTGATCATCTGATAAGAGCTGCTGCTTCATTCATGCTTGACTGCCTCAACAGTGGAACAAGCTTTGGGCTTTTGCTGGCTGAGGACGTTCCATTGTGGATTAGAGTAGATTATGGAAAGAGGCACTTCTTCAAGTGCATTGACTTTTTGAGCATGGCAAAGCCAGATAAGAACAACATGATAGCCTACCAGGTTGAGCATTTGGTTAGGAGCAGATTCCCAGCAAGAGCACAGATCCTATACTTTTCACCGCTTATAACTGAGGAAGGTAGAAAAGCCTTAAATGTGTTGTATCGCTACGGCTACAAAGTAGTTGTCATTAGTCCTGATCCATACTCAGCACTTAAGCCTAAGAGTGTGGAAGAAGCTTTAGCCTTAAAGATACTTCAGCTCAAGAGAAAAGCTCATTTAAGGAAGCTTGCTGCGTATGGTATAATAATAGACTGGGACGTTAATAAACCTCTTAAAACAGCGATGGCGGAGGTAGTTAGGATATGA
- a CDS encoding carbohydrate kinase family protein, which yields MELDLVVIGHVSIDHIRFPRREEILQPGGAAAAVATSAALSGAKVGLVTKVGRDFPEEWLKKLSEILDIRGVYILEGRTIHIYMIYHEDGTVDAPVDMGVAQRMGEIEIPEEYTNAKVFHIAPIPPEEQLKLVKRLKGKRISLDFNPTYMEDYKAKTGLLKKIVENTEIIFPNEREAGVITKTEDIKEAAKVLHDWGAKIVVITRGERGVLVYDGEKFAEFKALPINEIVDPTGAGDAFAGGFLAYYAKGKSLKECVAQGLFRAREVLKKKGSWSI from the coding sequence ATGGAGTTAGATTTGGTTGTCATTGGTCATGTCTCAATAGATCATATCAGGTTTCCCAGAAGAGAAGAGATTCTGCAACCGGGAGGAGCTGCTGCTGCCGTTGCTACTTCAGCAGCCCTAAGCGGTGCAAAAGTTGGGTTGGTTACTAAGGTTGGCAGGGATTTTCCAGAAGAGTGGTTAAAAAAGCTGAGCGAAATCTTGGATATTAGGGGAGTTTACATTCTCGAAGGGAGAACAATTCACATCTACATGATATATCATGAGGACGGAACTGTTGATGCTCCCGTTGATATGGGTGTTGCTCAAAGGATGGGTGAAATTGAAATTCCCGAAGAATACACGAATGCCAAGGTTTTCCACATAGCACCAATCCCACCCGAAGAGCAGCTGAAATTAGTTAAACGCCTAAAGGGCAAAAGGATAAGCCTCGACTTCAACCCAACTTATATGGAGGATTATAAAGCAAAAACCGGGCTTTTGAAAAAGATAGTAGAAAACACAGAGATAATTTTTCCAAACGAAAGAGAAGCAGGAGTGATAACAAAAACCGAGGACATCAAAGAAGCAGCGAAAGTTCTCCATGACTGGGGAGCCAAAATTGTTGTGATAACGAGAGGAGAAAGAGGCGTCCTCGTCTATGATGGAGAGAAGTTTGCAGAGTTTAAGGCATTGCCCATAAACGAGATCGTTGATCCGACGGGGGCAGGAGATGCCTTTGCTGGTGGATTTTTAGCATATTATGCAAAGGGAAAGTCATTGAAAGAATGCGTTGCTCAGGGGCTCTTTAGAGCAAGGGAAGTTCTGAAGAAAAAAGGAAGTTGGAGCATTTAG
- a CDS encoding carboxypeptidase M32, translating to MEEVFQNEVIKQILLKYRTIWAIGHAQSVLGWDMEVNMPKEGITERSVAQGELSVLNQKLILDEKFVELVEKAEGEELNDYEEGVVRVLKRSIKIAKAFPPEFVREMSEVRSKATMAWAEAKQKNDFKLFEPYLDKIIELSRKAADYLGYDEYPYDALLDLYEEGLRTRDLDPIFEKLEKELKPILDKILEEGKFPKEHPLEKEKYDIEAMKKVNLEILKLFGYPIGTRGRLDVSPHPFTTEFGIKDVRITTRYEGFDFKRTLLAVVHEFGHALYELQQDERFMFSPIAGGVSLGIHESQSRFWENIIGRSREFAELVYPILRDSLPFISNYTPEDIYYYFNTVRPDFIRVEADEVTYNMHILLRYKLEKLMINEGLNASEVAELWNDEMERLLGIRPKTYSEGVLQDIHWAHATIGYFPTYTLGTLLSAQIRTYITKDIPDFYEKVQRGEFEPIKEWLREKVHKYGSVYPPKELLERSFGEGVNPKYFIDYLKGKYLR from the coding sequence ATGGAAGAAGTCTTCCAAAACGAGGTTATAAAACAAATTTTGCTGAAATACAGAACGATATGGGCAATTGGACACGCTCAAAGTGTTCTCGGCTGGGATATGGAGGTAAACATGCCAAAAGAGGGCATAACTGAGAGGAGCGTTGCTCAAGGAGAACTTTCAGTGTTAAATCAGAAGCTAATCTTGGATGAAAAATTCGTTGAACTCGTTGAGAAAGCAGAAGGAGAAGAGCTTAACGATTATGAAGAGGGAGTTGTGAGGGTTCTCAAGCGCTCAATTAAGATAGCAAAGGCATTCCCTCCAGAATTTGTCAGAGAGATGAGTGAGGTTAGAAGCAAAGCAACGATGGCATGGGCAGAAGCAAAGCAAAAGAACGATTTCAAACTCTTTGAGCCTTATCTTGACAAAATCATAGAACTTTCAAGGAAAGCCGCTGACTATCTCGGCTATGATGAGTATCCATATGATGCTTTACTCGACCTGTACGAAGAAGGATTGAGGACCAGGGACTTAGACCCAATATTTGAGAAACTCGAAAAAGAGCTCAAGCCAATTCTTGATAAAATTCTCGAGGAAGGGAAATTCCCAAAAGAGCATCCGCTTGAAAAAGAGAAGTACGATATTGAAGCAATGAAAAAGGTAAATCTCGAGATACTCAAGCTTTTTGGCTATCCCATAGGAACAAGAGGCCGCTTAGATGTTTCGCCTCACCCGTTCACCACAGAATTTGGGATAAAAGATGTCAGAATAACAACAAGATATGAGGGTTTTGACTTTAAGAGAACTCTGCTGGCGGTAGTCCATGAATTTGGACATGCTCTCTATGAACTTCAGCAAGATGAAAGGTTCATGTTCTCCCCAATAGCAGGTGGGGTTTCTCTGGGTATTCATGAGAGCCAAAGCAGATTCTGGGAAAACATCATCGGTCGCTCAAGAGAATTTGCAGAATTAGTCTACCCAATCCTTCGGGATAGTCTTCCATTTATCTCAAATTACACTCCAGAAGACATCTATTATTACTTCAACACTGTTAGACCTGATTTCATTAGAGTTGAGGCTGATGAAGTAACTTACAACATGCACATCCTATTGAGGTACAAGCTTGAAAAGCTCATGATAAACGAAGGATTAAATGCGAGTGAAGTTGCAGAGCTTTGGAACGATGAAATGGAGCGCTTGTTGGGAATCAGACCAAAAACTTACAGCGAGGGAGTTCTTCAGGATATACACTGGGCTCATGCAACAATCGGCTATTTCCCAACATACACATTGGGCACCCTTCTATCAGCCCAGATCAGGACATACATCACTAAGGACATTCCGGACTTCTATGAAAAAGTTCAGAGAGGGGAATTTGAACCAATAAAAGAATGGCTGAGGGAAAAAGTGCACAAGTATGGTTCAGTATATCCACCAAAAGAATTGCTGGAGAGGAGCTTTGGAGAGGGTGTAAATCCGAAATACTTCATTGACTATTTGAAGGGGAAGTATCTTAGATAG
- a CDS encoding ASCH domain-containing protein, producing the protein MEWEMGLQEEYLKLIAEGKKKIEGRLYDEKRRQIKPGDIIIFEGKLKVKVKDIRVYPSFKEMLKKEGLENVLPGIKSIEEGVKIYRRFYSEEEEKKWGVAAIEIEPI; encoded by the coding sequence ATGGAGTGGGAAATGGGCCTTCAAGAAGAGTACCTCAAGCTGATAGCCGAAGGAAAGAAAAAAATAGAGGGTCGGTTGTATGACGAAAAGCGCAGACAAATTAAGCCAGGTGATATCATAATCTTCGAAGGAAAGCTTAAAGTCAAAGTTAAGGACATTAGGGTTTACCCCTCCTTCAAAGAGATGCTCAAAAAAGAGGGCTTAGAGAACGTTTTACCAGGGATTAAAAGCATAGAAGAAGGAGTAAAAATTTACAGACGGTTTTACAGCGAAGAGGAAGAGAAAAAATGGGGAGTTGCGGCTATTGAAATAGAGCCTATCTAA
- a CDS encoding DUF5615 family PIN-like protein: protein MKFLADENIPLKVVKKLREEGFDIISVTELSPGISDEEVAEMSQNENRVLITFDKDFGRILFIEGLKVPGLILLRFPPKNIEYIYSRLKKVFESDVEFYGKVVSVHEDKMRVSKL from the coding sequence TTGAAATTTCTGGCTGATGAAAACATTCCACTAAAAGTCGTGAAAAAACTGCGAGAAGAAGGGTTTGATATAATATCAGTAACTGAGCTAAGTCCTGGAATTAGCGATGAAGAAGTAGCAGAGATGTCACAAAATGAAAACCGAGTCCTTATTACTTTTGATAAAGACTTCGGGAGAATATTGTTTATAGAGGGTTTAAAAGTCCCAGGATTAATTTTACTGCGGTTCCCTCCCAAAAATATTGAGTACATCTACAGTAGGCTTAAGAAAGTTTTTGAAAGTGATGTAGAGTTCTATGGAAAAGTTGTAAGCGTTCATGAAGACAAAATGAGAGTTTCCAAGCTTTGA
- a CDS encoding DUF433 domain-containing protein yields the protein MFTRIEINPKKMGGKAVIKGTRIPVYFILELLANGWSIEEILENYPQLKKEDIYEAIRYASMILKEEEYIEISG from the coding sequence ATGTTTACGCGAATCGAAATTAATCCCAAAAAAATGGGTGGGAAGGCTGTTATTAAGGGGACTCGGATTCCTGTATACTTTATATTGGAACTTTTAGCTAATGGATGGAGTATTGAAGAGATTTTAGAAAACTATCCCCAACTGAAAAAAGAGGACATATACGAAGCAATCAGATACGCATCTATGATACTCAAGGAGGAAGAATACATTGAAATTTCTGGCTGA
- a CDS encoding NAD(P)/FAD-dependent oxidoreductase — MKYDIAIIGGGPVGNYLATLLARHYRVAVIEAKSSFGGKACTGIIGAKSYEELKLPKNAIINKLRGAVFYSKIQSFEIERKGPQAYMVDRKILEKSLAERAVKRGAEYYMNTRFLGFRNGKAVLQRFNDRFEINADFYIGADGVNSKVAQEIGAKTDAEFLSGYEVEIVGEFERPDFVELWVNKELNEDFFFWVAPINENLARVGTFGRLDALFNFIKARMLKETNIIEFKAGSVALGVRKPWIKGNVTLVGDAALQIKPLTAGGIAYGMYCAYALAYSLINGKPEDYERLCKSIKREISFGLKARRLFKNLNQEQIEKLFEVLSSREAVEVIENTAEFDEHAKTIKALIKHPKLLARALKVTPMIIRYLL, encoded by the coding sequence ATGAAGTATGATATTGCAATTATTGGTGGTGGCCCTGTCGGTAATTATTTAGCAACTTTGCTTGCGAGACACTACAGAGTAGCCGTGATTGAGGCAAAAAGCTCTTTTGGTGGAAAGGCATGTACTGGAATTATTGGAGCAAAGAGTTATGAGGAGTTGAAACTTCCAAAAAATGCCATAATCAACAAACTGAGAGGAGCAGTTTTCTACTCAAAGATACAGAGCTTTGAGATTGAGAGAAAAGGACCCCAAGCGTACATGGTTGACAGGAAGATTCTTGAAAAAAGCTTAGCAGAGAGGGCGGTGAAAAGGGGAGCCGAATACTATATGAATACAAGATTTCTGGGCTTCAGAAATGGAAAAGCCGTTCTTCAGAGGTTTAATGACAGGTTTGAGATAAACGCTGACTTTTATATCGGAGCTGATGGTGTGAACAGCAAAGTGGCTCAAGAAATTGGTGCAAAGACTGATGCGGAATTCTTAAGTGGTTATGAAGTTGAGATCGTTGGAGAATTTGAAAGACCAGACTTCGTTGAGCTTTGGGTAAATAAAGAACTCAATGAAGACTTTTTCTTCTGGGTTGCTCCAATAAATGAAAATCTGGCAAGAGTTGGAACCTTTGGAAGGCTTGACGCTCTCTTTAATTTCATCAAAGCCAGAATGCTAAAAGAGACCAATATTATTGAGTTTAAAGCTGGAAGTGTTGCATTGGGCGTTAGAAAGCCGTGGATTAAAGGAAACGTTACATTGGTGGGAGATGCAGCTTTGCAGATTAAGCCTTTAACCGCTGGAGGAATTGCATACGGAATGTACTGTGCATATGCTCTCGCTTATTCTCTCATTAACGGAAAACCCGAAGACTATGAAAGGCTCTGTAAGAGTATAAAGCGTGAGATTTCCTTCGGATTAAAAGCAAGGAGGCTTTTCAAGAACCTCAATCAAGAACAGATTGAAAAGCTCTTCGAGGTCTTATCAAGCAGGGAAGCAGTAGAGGTCATTGAAAATACAGCAGAGTTTGATGAACACGCAAAGACAATAAAAGCCCTTATAAAACATCCAAAGCTTTTAGCCAGAGCATTGAAAGTTACGCCTATGATAATCAGGTATTTGCTCTGA